The following proteins are encoded in a genomic region of Deinococcus arcticus:
- a CDS encoding DUF2171 domain-containing protein, translating to MTGQDQIREHMPVVCADGQPHGQVDRLDGEYIKLTKDESGQHHWLPLSAVDHVDEHVHLNLSHAQVHQQWLSVDPHPEHRQ from the coding sequence ATGACTGGACAAGATCAGATCAGAGAGCATATGCCCGTTGTTTGCGCCGATGGTCAGCCCCATGGCCAGGTGGACCGTCTGGACGGCGAGTACATCAAGCTCACCAAGGACGAGTCCGGCCAGCATCACTGGCTTCCGCTGAGCGCGGTGGATCACGTGGATGAGCATGTCCACCTCAACCTGAGTCACGCCCAAGTGCATCAGCAGTGGCTGAGTGTAGACCCCCATCCCGAGCACCGGCAGTAA
- a CDS encoding cytochrome c-type biogenesis protein, which produces MRRTASWLLLSSTLPAATALTPAQEAQVRQIGAELRCPTCTGLPITESGDALSVQMRREVREQVKAGRSQREIDEWMVSRYGRAVLLKPPKQGLNLVLWGMPFLALGAGAVHFWRTLHFRQTRRGPRTATDPYLAQVRQATRPSESGDR; this is translated from the coding sequence ATGAGACGAACCGCCTCATGGCTTCTGCTCAGCAGCACGCTGCCAGCTGCGACAGCCCTCACCCCCGCACAGGAGGCGCAGGTCCGTCAGATCGGAGCAGAGCTGCGCTGTCCAACGTGCACCGGCCTGCCCATCACCGAGAGCGGCGACGCACTGAGCGTTCAGATGCGGCGGGAGGTTCGTGAACAGGTCAAAGCGGGTCGAAGTCAGCGCGAGATTGACGAGTGGATGGTGTCGCGGTACGGCCGCGCCGTTCTGTTGAAACCACCGAAGCAGGGGCTGAATCTGGTGCTCTGGGGGATGCCGTTCCTGGCCCTGGGGGCAGGGGCCGTGCACTTCTGGCGCACCTTGCACTTCCGGCAGACGAGGCGGGGGCCACGCACAGCGACCGATCCATATCTCGCCCAGGTGCGTCAGGCCACGCGGCCATCAGAGAGCGGCGACCGTTGA
- a CDS encoding TlpA disulfide reductase family protein, translating into MSGRTLANWRRWLPPVIAAVLVIMLVAALTRPDRSGKAGSPLLDKPAPAFTLRSLDGVEVRLTSLKGRPVVVNFWASWCVPCRDEAPLLRSLSETQSDQGLAVLGISFQEPELQKARDFIRAYALAYPSLIDPGARTAINYGVSGVPETFFIDREGIVRSVDRGGLTTARLSEGLRRIGINWP; encoded by the coding sequence ATGTCGGGTAGGACGCTGGCCAATTGGCGCCGCTGGCTGCCGCCGGTCATAGCGGCCGTGCTGGTGATCATGCTGGTCGCGGCCCTGACGCGCCCTGACCGCTCAGGGAAAGCTGGGAGCCCCCTGCTGGACAAGCCCGCCCCTGCCTTTACCCTGCGCAGCCTGGACGGCGTGGAGGTCCGGTTGACCAGCCTGAAGGGCCGCCCCGTCGTGGTGAACTTCTGGGCCTCCTGGTGTGTGCCGTGCCGCGACGAAGCGCCACTGCTGCGCTCATTGAGTGAAACCCAGAGTGACCAGGGCCTTGCGGTCCTGGGCATCTCGTTTCAGGAGCCGGAACTGCAAAAGGCCCGTGACTTCATTCGGGCGTACGCCCTGGCCTACCCCAGCTTGATTGATCCAGGCGCCCGCACGGCCATCAATTACGGCGTCAGCGGCGTACCGGAAACGTTTTTCATTGACCGGGAAGGCATCGTCCGCAGTGTCGACCGGGGCGGGCTCACCACGGCCCGGTTAAGTGAAGGCCTGCGCCGCATCGGGATCAACTGGCCATGA
- the lnt gene encoding apolipoprotein N-acyltransferase yields MRSWPVPVRCVWRSDVAWAALGGVLGLGFLVSSWSWLAPLPLALLFREITRRPPTDTFKLTWLFGAGFFAAHLLWLPSSLSDFLGPGAVILSVLLIALLASLWGLTAALTRRLLGSATLWGLPLAWTVMDALRAAGPFGFTWGSLGYAWAQTPLVQVADLGGIALVGLLVALSAAALVSGRGLGQSAVLGAVLLAAGYGLTRPAAPDSTQQVLLVQGNIDPRLKAAGRRTEELTHYLTLTAAGLRAAPASLVVWPETAAPQAPTTAPVRRALAAVPVPLLLGAPTQDAGLRNSVYAVQAGQTLGRQDKRRLVPFGEFFPARAALNGVYRAVFAGLGLPPLTGTVPGTTTQPLILGPLRAGVLICYESTFPGVARALVTQGANLLVTASNDAWFGPSTGAEQHFQMGRVRAIETRRWWVRAGNDGISAAVNPQGQVVARFPRGVAGAFTAPYGLAETRTLLVRWGDWVPLLAGIGLALMWGRQRWLTWRLAD; encoded by the coding sequence ATGCGTTCCTGGCCCGTCCCAGTCCGCTGCGTCTGGCGTTCCGATGTGGCTTGGGCGGCGCTGGGTGGCGTGCTCGGTCTGGGGTTTCTCGTCTCGAGCTGGAGCTGGCTCGCCCCCTTGCCCCTGGCCCTGCTCTTCCGTGAGATCACGCGGCGCCCCCCCACCGACACGTTCAAACTCACCTGGCTCTTCGGCGCCGGGTTCTTCGCCGCCCACCTGTTGTGGCTGCCCAGCAGCCTTTCGGACTTTCTGGGCCCGGGTGCGGTCATCCTGAGTGTCCTGCTCATCGCCCTGCTGGCCAGCCTGTGGGGGCTGACCGCTGCCCTGACCCGCCGGCTCCTGGGTTCTGCCACGCTGTGGGGCTTGCCCCTGGCCTGGACGGTCATGGACGCGCTGCGCGCCGCCGGCCCATTTGGGTTCACCTGGGGCAGCCTGGGCTACGCCTGGGCGCAGACGCCCCTGGTGCAGGTGGCGGACCTGGGGGGCATTGCCCTGGTGGGCCTGCTGGTGGCTTTGAGTGCGGCTGCCCTGGTGTCGGGGCGGGGTTTGGGACAAAGCGCGGTGCTGGGTGCGGTGCTGCTGGCCGCAGGCTACGGCCTGACCCGCCCAGCCGCGCCTGACAGCACACAGCAGGTCCTGCTGGTCCAGGGCAACATCGACCCCCGGCTCAAAGCAGCAGGTCGCCGCACGGAAGAACTGACGCACTACCTGACTCTGACGGCCGCTGGCCTGCGCGCGGCGCCCGCCTCCCTGGTCGTCTGGCCGGAAACGGCCGCCCCGCAGGCCCCCACCACGGCGCCTGTCCGCCGCGCGCTCGCGGCCGTGCCAGTGCCCCTGCTCCTGGGTGCCCCCACCCAGGACGCTGGCCTGCGCAACAGTGTGTACGCGGTGCAGGCGGGACAGACGTTGGGCCGCCAGGACAAACGGCGACTCGTGCCCTTTGGGGAATTCTTTCCGGCCCGCGCCGCCCTGAACGGAGTGTATCGCGCGGTGTTCGCGGGGTTGGGCCTCCCGCCCTTGACCGGCACAGTGCCTGGCACCACCACACAGCCCCTGATCCTGGGCCCCCTCCGGGCTGGTGTCCTGATCTGCTACGAGTCCACCTTTCCAGGCGTGGCCCGCGCCCTGGTGACCCAGGGGGCCAATCTGCTGGTGACGGCGTCGAACGACGCCTGGTTTGGTCCGTCCACTGGCGCGGAGCAGCACTTCCAGATGGGCCGCGTGCGCGCCATTGAAACCCGGCGCTGGTGGGTGCGGGCCGGCAACGACGGCATCAGTGCGGCGGTCAACCCTCAGGGCCAGGTGGTGGCCCGCTTTCCCCGGGGTGTGGCGGGCGCATTCACCGCGCCCTACGGTCTCGCTGAAACCCGCACCCTGTTGGTTCGCTGGGGTGACTGGGTGCCGCTGCTGGCCGGCATCGGCCTCGCCCTGATGTGGGGTCGCCAGCGCTGGCTGACCTGGCGACTCGCCGATTGA
- a CDS encoding M23 family metallopeptidase has protein sequence MRIHMFGAALMAAVLISLGSAASITVKAGDTLSSLAARHGTTVTALLQINPSVRANQLRVGQKLTLPTRPASTPGVTVRAASVRVSAVPPVQGRLTTPFNAQHGGLDLAAPTGTPIRATMAGTVKSAVFDARNGWGWTIVLEHAGGLTTRYSHNSVNLVRTGQQVVTGQVIARVGSTGNSTGPHLDFRVYQAGIPVNPYGLF, from the coding sequence ATGCGGATTCACATGTTTGGCGCGGCGCTCATGGCGGCGGTCTTGATCTCTCTGGGCTCGGCCGCCAGCATCACCGTCAAAGCGGGCGACACCCTGTCCAGCCTTGCGGCGCGCCATGGCACCACGGTCACGGCCCTGCTCCAGATCAATCCAAGTGTGCGTGCCAACCAGCTCCGGGTCGGTCAGAAGCTGACGCTGCCCACCCGGCCGGCCTCAACTCCTGGGGTGACCGTCCGCGCCGCCTCGGTGCGCGTCAGCGCGGTGCCGCCCGTTCAGGGCCGTCTGACCACGCCTTTTAATGCCCAGCATGGGGGGCTGGACCTGGCCGCCCCCACCGGTACGCCCATCCGCGCGACCATGGCCGGCACCGTCAAGAGCGCGGTCTTTGATGCGCGCAACGGGTGGGGCTGGACCATCGTGCTGGAGCATGCGGGCGGCCTGACCACCCGGTACAGCCACAACAGCGTCAATCTGGTGCGTACGGGCCAGCAGGTGGTCACGGGACAGGTCATCGCGCGTGTGGGCAGCACGGGCAACAGCACCGGGCCCCATCTCGATTTCCGCGTCTATCAGGCAGGCATTCCCGTGAACCCGTACGGTCTCTTTTAA
- a CDS encoding DsbA family protein — translation MTQSSKKAPVLLLALGALAVLATIVVLSLANRGTSQAAALLADASERLIRADSPALGPADANVTIVEFFDPECEACRAIEPDLMKLLEKYDGQVRLVARYFPLHSNSVLAAGLIEAAAKEDEAKRWRARDYLFTKQSEWGEQQTPQTSKFLDYAANLGLDRAQVQRSLESKEVRDLVERDRQDGVALGVSGTPTFFVNGQRLEQLSVQALEAAIQEGVK, via the coding sequence ATGACACAGTCCTCCAAGAAAGCCCCCGTCCTTCTGCTGGCCCTCGGCGCGCTCGCTGTCCTGGCCACCATCGTGGTCCTGAGCCTGGCCAACCGGGGCACGTCACAGGCCGCCGCCCTGCTGGCCGACGCCAGTGAACGCCTCATCCGCGCCGACAGCCCTGCCCTGGGCCCCGCCGACGCCAACGTCACCATCGTGGAATTCTTTGACCCGGAATGCGAAGCCTGCCGGGCCATTGAACCGGACCTGATGAAGTTGCTGGAGAAGTACGACGGTCAGGTACGTCTGGTCGCGCGCTATTTTCCGCTGCACAGCAACTCCGTCCTCGCCGCGGGTCTGATTGAGGCAGCCGCCAAAGAAGATGAGGCCAAACGCTGGCGAGCCCGGGATTACCTGTTTACTAAGCAGTCCGAGTGGGGCGAGCAGCAGACTCCACAGACCAGCAAATTCCTGGACTACGCCGCGAACCTGGGCCTGGACCGCGCGCAGGTGCAGCGCAGCCTGGAGTCAAAAGAAGTGCGGGACCTGGTTGAACGCGACCGGCAGGACGGCGTGGCCCTCGGGGTCAGCGGCACACCCACGTTCTTCGTGAATGGGCAGCGGCTTGAGCAGCTCAGTGTGCAGGCGCTGGAGGCGGCCATTCAGGAGGGGGTCAAGTAA
- a CDS encoding disulfide oxidoreductase, giving the protein MAWLQAVIATTGSLYFSEVMHLPPCTLCWYQRLMMYPLVFVLLVGLLTHDSRLRAYSLPFSVTGLLIAAYHNLLYYGVIPEGLTQCAAGVSCTARQIEWLGFITIPLLSLSAFTVITLSLLLSKPRGTS; this is encoded by the coding sequence GTGGCCTGGCTGCAAGCGGTGATCGCCACCACCGGCAGCCTGTATTTCAGCGAAGTCATGCACCTGCCCCCCTGCACCCTGTGCTGGTACCAGCGCCTCATGATGTATCCGCTGGTGTTCGTGCTCTTGGTCGGTCTGTTGACGCATGACTCTCGCCTGCGCGCCTACAGCCTCCCTTTCTCCGTTACGGGCCTGCTGATCGCCGCGTACCACAACCTGCTGTACTACGGCGTCATTCCCGAAGGCCTCACGCAGTGCGCGGCCGGCGTGTCCTGCACCGCCCGGCAGATTGAGTGGCTGGGATTCATCACGATTCCCCTGCTCAGCCTGAGTGCTTTCACCGTCATCACCCTCAGCCTGCTGCTCTCCAAACCCCGAGGTACATCATGA